Sequence from the Sphingomonas koreensis genome:
ACCCTGCTGGCGAAGGCGCGCGACAAGGCCGCTGCGGCGACCGCCAAGTCGCTTGCCGAAGCCGCCGAGAAACTGAACGCCAAGCTGGCCGAGGACGAGGCGCGCATCGCCGCCTCGACCGACGCGGCATTGGCGGAAATCGAATCGGTCGCGGCGGACGCGGCGCAGGACATCGTCGCGCGCCTGTCGGGCGTGAAGACGACTGCCGCCGAAGCCAGCAGCGCGGTGAAGACGGTGATCGCCAATGGCTAATGCACACACCTTGCCCCCGGCTTCGGCCGCGGTCGCGAACCGGCTGGAGAACGCCGACAAGCTTGAGGGCATGCCCCATGCCGGTACTGAGGCGAAGGGCGGTGCCGAACATCATGCCGAGCCGACCGCGCTTGGTCTCGACGCGACCATGTGGGTCGCGGCGGCGATGGCGATCCTCATTCTCGTCGCACTCTGGAAGGGCGTGCCGAAGCTGATCGGCGGGATGCTCGACAAGCAGATCGCGGCGATCCGCACCCGCCTCGCCGAAGCCGAACAGCTGCGTACCGAAGCCGAAGCGTTGCGCGACGAATATGCCCGCAAGCTCGCTGGCGTAGAAACGCAGGCGGCGGCGATGGTCGCTCATGCCGACGAAGAGGCGAAGGCGCTTGTCGCCAAGGCCAAGAGCGATGCGGACGAGCTGGTCAAGCGCCGCGCCAAGATGGCCGAGGACAAGATCGCCGCTGCCGAACGCGCCGCGATCGATCAGGTCCGCGCCCGTACCGCCGAAGCTGCTGCCAAGGCCGCGGCGGCGATCATCG
This genomic interval carries:
- a CDS encoding ATPase, giving the protein MPQISQLAATYASQIFWLLLTFGFVFFVIGLGMVPKVQGTIDSRDKSVADDLAAAEAARAQADAAEETWRQQENAAREQAQTLLAKARDKAAAATAKSLAEAAEKLNAKLAEDEARIAASTDAALAEIESVAADAAQDIVARLSGVKTTAAEASSAVKTVIANG